The following coding sequences lie in one Miscanthus floridulus cultivar M001 chromosome 9, ASM1932011v1, whole genome shotgun sequence genomic window:
- the LOC136479688 gene encoding uncharacterized protein, translated as MKGIKRFSMKGKLAPRYIGPFKVLERRGEVAYQLELPESLSGVHDVFHVSQLKKCLHVPEEQIPLEELSVKENLTYKEYLIKILETAEKVTRSQVIRMCKQWNRYSEAKATWEREDDLRSEYPQLFESPSAESHGRDSSEGG; from the coding sequence atgaagggaATTAAAAGGTTTAGCATGAAAGGGAAAttggcaccgaggtatattggTCCGTTTAAGGTTCTTGAGAGAAGAGGTGAagtggcttatcagttggaacttcCAGAGAGCTTGTCAGGCGTGCACGATGTTTTTCATGTGTCTCAACTTAAAAAGTGTTTGCATGTGCCTGAGGAACAAATACCTTTGGAAGAGCTCAGTGTGAAGGAGAACCTCACATATAAAGAGTACCTAATCAAGATACTAGAGACGGCAGAAAAGGTCACTAGAAGCCAAGTCATACGAATGTGTAAGCAATGGAACCGGTACTCAGAGGCTAAGGCGACATGGGAACGAGAGGATGATTTGAGATCAGAATACCCACAACTTTTTGAGTCACCATCAGCGGAATCTCATGGACGAGATTCATCTGAAGGGGGATAG